The Myxococcota bacterium genome includes the window GTTCGGGGTGACGTTCCGGGCCCCGGTGATCGCGGAAACGGGCATCGGTGACGATCTCGACACGGCGCTGGGCATTCATCGTGGGCCATGGTATCCCGTGCGACGAGCGCCTGCGTTGCCGGGGGACGGCCCGCAAGCCAGAGGGGCGGCCAAAGGGGGGTGCGGTGAGCGGTCCTGGCGTCATCGCGATCACCGGGCTTCGCGGCTTTCTCGGCGGAGGCCTGGCCGCGCGTCTGGTCCAGCGCGAAGCGGGTCTCGAAGTCGTCGGACTCGATCGCAAGCGGCCCTACCGGCTCGACGATCGCGTGCGGTATCGCGAGGTCGACTTCGCAGCGCCCCAGGCCGACGCCCACCTGGCCGGAGTGCTCGAACGCGAGGGCGTCGAGACGCTGGTCCATCTCGCGTTCCGCCAGGACCCGGGGCCCGATCTCGCCGCCGACCACGAACTCGACACCGAGGGCGCGCTCGAGGTGTTGCACGCGTGCACCGCCGCGAAGGTGCGACGTCTGGTCCTGGCCTCGACCACGATGGTCTACGGGGCCCGGCCCGACAACCCGAGCTTCCTGACCGAGGAGCACCCGCTGCGCGGGCATCCGGACGCGCACGCCGTGGCCGATCGCATCGAAACGGAAGGGCTGGTGGAGCGTTGGCGC containing:
- a CDS encoding NAD-dependent epimerase/dehydratase family protein; the encoded protein is MSGPGVIAITGLRGFLGGGLAARLVQREAGLEVVGLDRKRPYRLDDRVRYREVDFAAPQADAHLAGVLEREGVETLVHLAFRQDPGPDLAADHELDTEGALEVLHACTAAKVRRLVLASTTMVYGARPDNPSFLTEEHPLRGHPDAHAVADRIETEGLVERWRASHPDVEVTVLRCCWVCGPTVRNRTLRYLSLPVVPVPFGYDPMIQLLHEDDALDAFEAAVLERHPGVFNVVGPGQLPLSHLFRLSGQRTLPLPPPLLHRLAYLPSQGQTGDPPAAFYDYLRYGWVADGRRAWEAFGTPHYTTKEAWSSFVSAQRLQRYT